A genome region from Hevea brasiliensis isolate MT/VB/25A 57/8 chromosome 9, ASM3005281v1, whole genome shotgun sequence includes the following:
- the LOC110656553 gene encoding uncharacterized protein LOC110656553 — translation KSCLGVTYGCSSCNFFLHKSCAELPTEIQNFAHPSHPLSLLILTCQNPKKFKCNICLKDCRGFIFHCRECNFQLDVECASLTPTVNFGDHPHRLTVVDNIYDELECCACNGSCIGSPAFRCLKCNFNLHLVCGPLPITIKHKCHIDPLTLKDFYVEDDDDDEFYCDACELPRNPRLCVYYCETGCPMIVDVKCVISEVIPALRGERGDVKLRTVGRQITSNVIIKDLMVKEMKQNETDKETREGRVEIESALSFDDIFHSLNASEKNEISIIISKMQTERKRGKESIEAKKQDSPAFTEENLAEFMERLKAYTIPLWKPYNRVSSSLRSRKPARVVVRRLFGVLFKPTASVVVLNGPSVVLDHQLPIFFLQHNKFITVGDMLVPRTLIPIYEELLSKYKNIGATSRLSPKVKSLIFYILCRVIQNMRTTKVVDVTEDKLGEWLGWLKWVECAGFEIQFIFEHMERIARAYFVLRTRKLLEDSEVEQEQDIEWISEKMEKLKTKLERTRAKSEATKEQLSYHKTHEKEFLKGTAVSIKWKPVTDGLL, via the exons AAGAGCTGCTTGGGAGTCACTTATGGTTGCagctcttgcaacttcttctTGCATAAATCTTGTGCGGAGCTCCCAACAGAGATCCAAAATTTTGCTCACCCATCTCACCCCCTTAGTCTTTTGATTTTGACTTGTCAAAATCCCAAGAAATTCAAGTGCAATATTTGTCTCAAGGATTGCCGTGGATTCATTTTTCATTGCCGCGAGTGCAATTTCCAACTGGATGTTGAATGTGCTTCCTTGACGCCAACTGTAAACTTTGGGGATCACCCTCACCGTCTCACAGTTGTGGATAATATATACGATGAACTCGAGTGTTGTGCTTGTAATGGCAGCTGTATTGGCTCCCCTGCATTCCGTTGTCTAAAATGCAATTTCAATCTCCACCTTGTATGTGGTCCGTTGCCAATCACCATTAAACACAAATGTCACATAGATCCCCTTACTCTCAAGGACTTCTATGTTGAAGATGATGACGATGATGAATTTTACTGCGATGCTTGTGAACTACCAAGGAATCCACGACTTTGTGTTTATTATTGTGAGACGGGTTGCCCAATGATCGTTGATGTAAAGTGTGTAATATCTGAG GTTATACCAGCACTAAGGGGAGAGCGTGGAGATGTGAAATTGAGAACTGTGGGTAGACAGATCACCAGTAATGTAATTATCAAAGACTTGATGGTGAAAGAGATGAAGCAAAATGAAACAGACAAGGAGACAAGGGAAGGAAGAGTAGAGATTGAGTCTGCATTGTCCTTTGATGATATATTTCATTCTCTGAATGCATCTGAGAAAAATGAAATCAGTATCATCATATCCAAAATGCAAACGGAAAGGAAGAGAGGTAAGGAATCAATTGAAGCAAAGAAGCAAGATAGTCCTGCATTTACAGAGGAGAACTTGGCAGAGTTCATGGAGAGGCTTAAAGCTTACACTATTCCCCTTTGGAAGCCATACAATCGAGTTTCATCTTCGCTACGTTCAAGAAAGCCAGCTCGTGTAGTAGTTCGACGATTATTTGGTGTTTTGTTCAAGCCCACTGCATCTGTAGTAGTACTAAATGGGCCCTCTGTAGTGCTGGACCATCAACTTCCAATCTTCTTTTTACAACATAACAAATTCATCACTGTAGGGGATATGCTAGTCCCTCGCACTCTCATCCCAATCTATGAAGAATTGCTTTCCAAATATAAGAATATTGGTGCTACTAGCAGGCTAAGTCCCAAAGTGAAGTCATTAATCTTTTACATTTTATGTCGTGTTATACAGAACATGAGAACAACTAAGGTTGTGGATGTCACAGAAGACAAACTTGGGGAATGGTTGGGTTGGCTGAAATGGGTGGAGTGTGCTGGCTTCGAAATTCAGTTCATCTTCGAACATATGGAGCGCATTGCTCGTGCCTACTTTGTCCTTCGAACTAGAAAGTTGTTAGAGGACTCTGAAGTTGAACAAGAGCAAGATATTGAATGGATTTCTGAAAAGATGGAGAAACTGAAAACAAAATTGGAAAGAACCAGAGCCAAGTCAGAAGCAACCAAGGAACAGCTAAGTTATCATAAAACGCACGAGAAAGAATTCCTCAAGGGTACCGCTGTGTCGATTAAGTGGAAGCCTGTAACTGATGGTTTGCTATGA
- the LOC131183215 gene encoding protein VACUOLELESS GAMETOPHYTES-like — MSIIKSDGSSKYPLKIQHFVHPCPLVLRISSTFYCNACCGHRSDFTYRCNQCDFDMDVECAQLSTITSEGENEQIQHHSHWHPLKPFEKIDQVSCEVCESVRQDRIYGCSQCEFYLHKACMDNLPQNIQHLFHPCPLVLLPVPYSYNCSACDKICSPDLTFFCGNCRFYLDIKCALQMQPTVACEAYGRIKHISHVHPLTLYPDMNVHSEACCRGC, encoded by the coding sequence ATGTCCATTATAAAATCTGATGGGTCTTCCAAATATCCACTGAAGATCCAACATTTCGTTCACCCATGTCCTCTAGTTCTCCGAATTTCATCCACTTTTTACTGTAACGCTTGTTGCGGACATCGCTCAGATTTCACTTACCGTTGCAATCAGTGCGATTTTGATATGGATGTTGAGTGTGCACAACTTTCCACCATAACATCTGAAGGTGAAAATGAACAAATTCAACACCATAGTCATTGGCATCCTTTGAAACCCTTTGAAAAGATTGACCAGGTTTCATGTGAAGTATGTGAAAGTGTCCGCCAAGATCGTATCTATGGTTGCAGCCAATGCGAATTTTACCTTCACAAAGCTTGTATGGATAATTTACCTCAAAATATTCAACACTTGTTTCACCCATGTCCTCTTGTACTACTCCCAGTTCCATATTCCTATAATTGCTCTGCTTGTGACAAAATTTGCTCACCAGATTTGACCTTCTTCTGTGGCAATTGCCGTTTCTATCTGGATATTAAATGCGCCTTGCAAATGCAGCCCACGGTGGCATGTGAGGCTTATGGGAGGATTAAACATATTAGCCATGTGCATCCTTTGACACTCTATCCAGATATGAATGTTCATAGCGAAGCTTGCTGCAGAGGATGTTAG